GCTGCACAAGGAGTTTGGGCCGTATCATTTCAACGTTCTGGCTTTCCCGTGCAATCAGTTTGGAGAGTCGGAGCCCAAGTCCAGCAAGGAGGTAGAATCATTTGCGAGAACAAACTACGGAGTCACATTCCCCATCTTCCACAAGATTAAGATTTTAGGGCCGGAAGCAGAACCTGCGTTTAGATTTCTTGTTGGTAAATATCTCTTCTGCCTCAATGTTGTTCATTCTCAtttcatacataatatataaatgatatagaGAAAGATAGATATTATTAGGACCATAGctcatatttcatttaaaatattttactgggAAATTTTCATAAAACTATCAAAGATCCAGaccctccccaccaccactcacccccaccacccaccctGCTTTGCAACTTTCTAAAAGTTATATGTCTTTGACATTGACGTTCTGACTTCTTAGATGGTAAAGAATTCTACTTTGATATGTGTCTATTTCTACGGCCATCATGGTGAAGGCTTTACGTGAAGTGTGGCCTCACCTGCTTGCCCTAAGTATCTCAACTCTCCCATCACCTAACCAGCCTTTGGGGCAGTTTCCCTGGCTTTCAGGGATACCTGTGGCAGAACATCACTAACTGAGCACATCTTTATGTTTACTTTTATGATGACCTTTTTATCAGAGGCATTATCCTCAAGGTTGACCTGTCAGTTTGCCAGGGTTTTGCTGAAATCCAAAGCAAAATAACTTATTTTCAAAACCCAGCCCTGTGCGGGTTCCTCTATAATTAGGCTAGCACAGCCATCTATTTAAAGCACGCTGGAGCACTTGTAAGGCAATGGACAGGAACCCTGTGGCTTTTATTTCTGGGGTACACAGAAAAGGCAGAGCAGCAAGGAGCCCTTCCTTGAGCAAAGCATTCAGATGCTTTCTCATTCAGAGCAAAGcattcaatatatatatgtatatattttgcctgcgtgtatgtatttgtacatgtgtgcctggttcccaaagtggccagaagagggtacccaatctcctgaaactggagtcacagatggttgtgggccaccatgtgggtgctggggattgaacccaggtcctctgcaagagcaatagcCACTCTGAACCACAGAACTTTCTTCCCAACCCCTAgttactatttctttttctcatgttCATCAATATTAAGGATATAGACCCcaaattatagaaatgaaaaaatttaCATTAATAGTTATCAAAAGAACATTATAATTTCTCAATGATTATCTCAAGTCCATGCCATTTTCAGCTATATAGTTCATAACGATATTTGAAACCTTAGTacattaaatatgaaaaataagttCATACATTTCTATTACCAAGGACtttagattattttatattttaaaaatgttgaaaacaGACTTAAGTGGTGGCAAATATCTATAATTTCCAGTATCGGGAAGGTGGAGCCTTGGGGAATtaagagttcaaggttagctttggctatatagtgaattcAGAGTTAGCCTGAGCTTtgtagtgaatttgaggccagcctgaggtacatGAATGTTATGAACTAGAGATTAAATTTGTTCAATCTTGATAGGCCTGGTGGCACTTACCTGTTACCCCCAGCATTCAAGAGACTGAGTTacaacttgggctacatagctgacaaaaagagaaaatgtgtttAGATCAACAAATCTAAAATATACAACTTTGTTTCATGTCTTGACTCTAGATCAGGACAGCTACCTATGAAGTCTAGTATATTGAAGTCTGGTTATTAAAGCCCTGAGCTCAGTTCTGtgtgggtattttattttgttcttcttattaataatattatgaCAATCATAGTACCTGATTGTGATATTGTTACTTATACATATGctaataaaactgaaattttaaTAACAAAGAATAATATCATACTCAGGGAAATATATTCTGAATGTTTTAGATTCTTCCAAGAAGGAGCCAAGGTGGAACTTTTGGAAGTATCTGGTCAACCCTGAGGGACAAGTCGTGAagttctggaggccagaagaaccCATTGAAGCCATCAGACCTCACATATCACAAATGATCGGGCAAAtcattcttaaaaagaaagaggatCTGTGAAAGCACCCTGGAGTCAGGCTAGCACAACAGGACAGAGGGGCCTCCTTTTAGATTCCAAAACATATGGTACGAAAAGATTTTTAAGGCCATCTTACTACTCAGTTGCAATGGCTGTCCCCAAGATAAAAATGTAACctaaagagggaagaaagggggggTGGGGGTCAGCCAGAATCATGAAGTATATTACTTCTACTGACCAGAAGGAAAGAATCTAGAATGTTCAGTCACCATACCCTTCGCTGTTGTCCAACTTAGCGTTCTCTAGGGTTAACCTTGTGGGAAAACCAATGCCTGAGCGAGGTCCCCACATGGGACAGGGAACACTGTGAGGCATGTTTGGAGTAACTAActctaaatgtaataaatatacaATGAATGTTGCAGAATATAaagtgtatttgtttttcttttcagtttttttgagacaggacttctctgcgtagccctggctgtcctggaactcactctgtagaccaggctggccttgaactcagagatccacctgcctctgcctcctgagtgctgggacgcTGAGTGCCATGCCTGGTAGAGAGCAGACTTCCCAATCATTGGATAGATTTGTTTCACATACAGATTTTTATTTGGTGTTTCTCTAATACAGGCTTTAGTGTCTTATTGAATATGGCCAAATTGTCACTTCTAAATGATTTGAAAACAACTTcatgagctagagagatggctcagtggttaagagcactgactgctctttcagaggtcctgagttcaaatcccagcaaccacatggtgactcacaaccatctgtaatgggatccgatgcccttttctggtgtgtctgaagacagccacagtgtcctcacatacataaaataaagaaatctgaaggaggaggaggaggaggagaaagaaaacatgttcaGGCCCTCCATGCGATTCTTCTAAGGATCAATTTAAATTACATACATAGGATATTAGCACTGAGGCTAGCCTTTAATTTTGAGTAAAAACTGCCACATATAGGAAAAAGGACATAAGTATGTGGACATTTGACTCGATTTCTTACAGGTCAGTTTTGGCTGCTAAGAGACTGAATTTGGGGAGAATTTAATTCTATGTCATTCTAACACTGCAAACTGTAAACACCACCTTCAGATAATCAAAACTCCAATGCAACGGGAGGCATTGCAGTCATGTAAGCCCTCAAATCCAAACCTGCACCTTTTTGCAGAGATATTTGCCCCTTCTCTCCGAAAGCTATAATCTGTGTTATCAGCCTTGTAGCTAACAAAATAACCTGCTAAGTGGTAAAGATGAATTATTATCCTGTGACGTGCCTTGCATAAAAGAACTACTAGGGCGGACGTCGGGAATGGAGAGGAATAGAACCATTTACAATtgggcggaggaggaggaggagcactgTAAGTAGCCCGAGGTTGACTCCGTTTTGACCCAATATAGAAGAGTGAAGGTCTTCTAGTGAGTTCAGTCAAGCCATCATACTATACTAACGTtctcacagaaacaaaacacattCCGTGTcaccttctgcttctgcttcaaaGCGTGTTTCCAAGCACAGGACTAGCTATGTGTTCCCTGAGCTCTCTGGAAGTGCAGTACCCACTACAGGTGGCAAGTCTTGCAGGGATAGCTTCCCGAATGCCAGATTTGTATGCCAAAAAACTTGGAGACACCTCACCAGCTGCACGACTTCTGACAAGCCACTTACTACTGTTAACTGATATCAGTCCCCTTACCTGTAAAGTGGAGGTAAATTGGAACAAAAAGGCCTCCCAAATTCTGTCAAATAGCGTTCTCCCCAGGGAAGCAACCAGAACCTGGATTGTGGTCAGTGAAACAGGAACCACTGAAGTCTACTTGGCTTTTGTAATTTTACCCCAACAGCCAACTAGCAATTTACATTCTGGGCCTCTAAATTCAATCTCCAGCAGAACCTACCTCTCCAAGATTTGCTTTCCAAGCTCTAGTGCCAACATCCTCCGACTCCTGATTTTCCAGAGCACCAAAAGCTCTGCCAACGCATCTGCACATCTGCGCATGCTCCCTCCAGGCACGTGCGCAGAAGCGCCAACTAGCAGCACGCAGGCAATGCAGACCCACACTGCTAGGTGGGTGATCACAAAGCCGAATAGAGAGTGACCTTGACTGTCATCTACTGGAGATGTGATTTTGATGTTCTCAAGTCACCACTTCTCTCCAAGGCCAGATAAAGAGCTTCTTCCATCCACCCAGTGTCTCCAGGTCCGCTTGCTTCATCTAACCCATGATCTCAACAATAGCCAGCCTCCCTCGCACTTtggaaggcagagcaggcaggcaaGGCTCTAAAAGCATGTTCTGTGAATGGCCTTGACAGAAACTCAAGGGTCCCTTCAGAGACCCCCAACATTCATTCAGCTGATAATGGAGAAGACCTGTTTGTTAGTGTGCTGCCACTTacgactgggggggggggggtcgcaCTCATCCTTAACTGGAGCACTGCTTCCCAAATACAGACTGCTGCAGGCTGTGGGAAGTATGAAAAAAGGTGTCATCTTCAACACAAAACAGAGACATGTGGTTGCATGTACCTTCATTGAGTTAATTTGTTGACTAAAGTTCATCATACAAACTCATCATTTATTCATGGTTGATGCAACAGCAGAGAACATTGGGACTGAAATATGAATGTGCCCTGAAAGCTGCACCTCTTAATCATAAAAAATTATAGTGCATCTATATCATGCATGCAtctgtatatataacatatgcaagttatatacatataatatacatatatacaatgtatatataacattttatatatgtacatatatacatgttacAGATGCACTCTAATCtatgcaaacatacatatacacaaatgatcgttatatgtacacatatatacgttatatatgttatatatgagtAATTTTCCTATATTGCTTGGTGTCTCGTAGCTATTTAACAGGCTTTCTTGAAGAGAAATCCTGACTTGTATCTGTACAGTTTCATAGCCTAAATATTCTGTGACCAGTGTCAATCTATCAACAGCTGAGTACCTAGCTCGCATATTTTCTGAGATTTTAATCATTGCTTCTCACAGTCAACGGAAGATGGCTCCAACAAATGAAAAATCCTTACAAATAGGATTGATTACGAAAGGTCATAAGGCTCCCCAAGGAGAAAAGCCTACATGGGAAATGTATTGAACGCGTCCTTTTACCTATTGTAAATACCGAATTTTAACAGGATCCACACAAACGTGGGCGTGTATGCAGTTTCTGAATGCTGCCTAATGAGTAGGAAAATATGCaggtaaaaaaagaaatgacgAGGGCAGGGCAAGAGTAAGGGGGAGCGTAGAGGGAAGGGAACCCAAGAAGGAAAGCAAAAACTATAGTTTCCTTTTCAAATATTAACTAAGTTTTAAGTCTTCCTTGCGTGAGCTGACACACTAAGTGGTCCCTGTACATAATAGTGTTCCCACAGGAGAAAATGGCCTGCCTGGACCGAGTCGGCCCATATTGAGTCCTCAGATTGGCTTGCAGTGGAATTTTATCATTTTGCCTACAAATGATTCCGTGCCACCCTTGGCTCTCTCCTCCCAGActctgctgggggagggggcggggtatTGTCCTTGAGGGGATAAAGAGCAGGTAGAAGCCAAGAATTGGGATGAGGTAGCAAAGGGTTCCCTTTCAGACGCTGTGAAGAGCAGAGCGCACTGGCTTTCCCACGGAGGCAGCAGGGGCCGCAGCAcctcttgctctttctttcctGGATGCTGGGTccctcacttcccctcccccgccctgtcacttccacccacacccacacacatttaGTAGTAGTTCAcctttgttctttgcttttgttttgctgttttgttttgaaagggGAGTCTCATaaaacccagactggcctcaagcaATTTGTCACATAGCCAAGGCTGCATTAAACTCCTCTACCTCCCTATGTTGGGTTACAGGTGTAGTGTACAATGCCTGGCTGATTTTTCTAACgtgtatctttatttttctgcttACCAGTGGACCTCATTCCCTTACTTGGATCTCACCCCACTCTGCCCTCCTGTCTCATCAGCTCGGTAACAGAAGTAAGGAAGTGCTTTAAATATGCGTGCTTGAGGGTGTTTGTGCAGGTCCCGGGTTACACCCCAGCATTCCAAAATACATGCATGTTTACTGAGTACAAATGTTGTTTTATGCCTtccttttcaatttaaaaaaaaataaaacacaaagaaataccTTCTAAGCttagtagattttatttttattgacaggtCATTAACTAGGAAAAAAACATTCTGAaatttaacctttaaaaaaaaaagatgaaaacgtGATAGGTCAAAGTACTGAGAATCAGTGACTGCTAATGCGTCTGATTTATATCAACCCACAAAAGGTCGGGGACCATCATAGAAAAGCGGGGCAGACAGAGTGTAAGCAGAGAATGAGGAAACACTGGGAAACACTGTCTCCTGGGCCTGTGTGGTCCTCACACTCAGATGAGCAGACCTGTGTAAGAGGACGCCAGCCAATAGTCCAgtgtggatgggggaggggccagcaGGCTCCACCCTAGCTGAGAAGCCACTGGCGAATGATGACACATGGGAAACTGAGGTCATTTTTCTTCAAGGGTAGGAACTGTCACAGATTTCTCACGTTCAGATGGACGCTCCCACACTCGCACGTGTGAATGCAGACAGCTCTAATTGGGCTCTGTGGTTTTTTGggtttcgttttttgtttttttggatttggttttttcgagacagggtttctctgtgtagccctggctgtcctgaaactcactctgtagcccacgctggcctcgagctcagaaatccgcctgcctctgcctcccagagtgctgggattacaggtgtgcaccaccaccttccAGCTTCAgtgttacttttaaaaagaagccatagAGGTAGAAGGGAGGTACTGGGGAAGGTCCAGGGATGGGAGGTTTGGGTTGAATCAAAATTCATTGTGtccatgtgtgaaattctcagggaataaataaaaatgctaaaaacaaaaacaaaaagtgaaaacaaTATTTACTTagctgtcttaaaaacaaagaccATAATAATAGAATCTAATACTggtcaacaacaataaaaaaaaggatgAAATTTGAAAATAGTAAAATACATAGAAATCAGTTAATAGTATCTGTTTAACCTAAGTCCAAGAAAGATTTTAAATTTAAGTAGTTAATGCAAATTTATTTCACCAGGAAAATTTGGCCCAATAACTTAAAGAGTGCAGTATGTTTCTTTCATCTTATATGTCCCTAGTAGGTCAGTATACCAAAGTGAGTTCTAGTGATTCCTTGCAGATGTCTACCTGAGGTCACCATATGACCCTCTTGATTCTGTTCCATGAGTCAAACGGCCTCCCAAAGAATGAGGAAGtactttaaataatatttgtagTCAGCTCTTCTCTCTTCATAAACTAGATCTCATGTTCTTCCAATTATTGTAAAAACTATTTCACTATTCTATACAAAATAGGAGAACTGAGTTAAGTTTCCCCAAACAAGTAAacccatccccatcccatccccaaaATACCCCCAGTTTTCTAGATACTTCTACTGAAAATGTTTTAATCTGTGGgtcattttgaaaattaacacAAATCCCCCTTCTCTTGGTGCACACATGAGGTCAGAGGCCTGTTCTACCACAGAGGCCTGCTCTACCACAGAGGCCTGCTCTACCTGCAGAGGCCTGCTCTACCTGCAGAGGCCTGCTCTACCACAGAGGCCTGCTCTACCTGCAGAGGCCTGCTCTACCTGCAGAGGCCTGCTCTACCTGCAGAGGCCTGCTCTACCTGCAGAGGCCTGCTCTACCTACAGAGGCCTGCTCTACCTGCAGAGGCCTGCTCTACCTGCAGAGGCCTGTTCTACCTGCAGAGGCCTGCTCTACTGCAGAGGACTGCTCTACCTGCAGAGGTCTGTTCTACCTGCAGAGGCCTGCTCTACCTGCAGAGGTCTGCTCTACCTGCAGAGAGGCCTGTTCTACCTGCAGAGGCCTGCTCTACCTGCAGAGGCCTGTTCTACCTGCAGAGGCCTGCTCTGCTGCAGAGGCCTGCTCTACCTGCAGAGGCCTGCTCTACCTGCAGAGGCCTGCTCTACCTGCAGAGGCCTGCTCTACCTGCAGAGGCCTGCTCTGCTGCAGAGGCCTGCTCTCCCTGCAGAGGCCTGCTCTACCTGCAGAGGCCTGCTCTACTGCAGAGACCTGCTCTCCCTGCAGAGGCCTGTTCTACTGCAGAGGCCTGCTGTACTGCTGGATTGTGAAACTGGCATCCCCAGAAGAATACCAAACCTTTAGTTGAAAACTTGGGCAAATACATGAGGCTTTCCATTATATTCTAAACCTTATGttcaaaaaacaaatacataactTTATAAACGTTTTAATAATATCAAGCTAGGACTCCAAAAATATTACTTGCATTTTTAAGGTAACAATAGTTAGTACTTTCATTACTATAAATCTGCCCTTTAAAAGTCACCCAAAGCCACTAACAGCTGGTATCATAAACAGCGCCCTCTTCAGGGCAAAGCACATGCGTGAGTTATAAATGTAGTAGCATCCTGATGTGGACTGTATGTGCAATAGGAGAGCAGTTGCATGTTAGCTGGTGCCTCTCACATACTCAACCAGCTAACAATACACTGCCAACCCGTTGCACACAGGTAAGACAGTGTGCTTCATTTACAAGAAGAATGCATCCAGAAGCAAGTGGCAGGGTGTCTGCGGCTGCTAACTTGACCCAACGCAGCCAGCTAACAACACACTGCCTACCTGAGTCCGGCAAGTGCTGGTTTTCACAGTCCATGGAGTCGCTGAGGCTAAGTCTGTAACATAAACACACTGCTGCAGAACTGCTGGAGAGCGGTGGTGTGGACTCAGAGAGCAAAGGAACTTTGggggagtcggttctctccttccaccatgtgaattCTGGGGACTGACCACCATGAGAATTCCCAGGATAGGATTAGCGGTGAGGACCTTTACCAGCTGAACCTTCTTGCCAACCCCAGAACTCTAATCTTAATAACTGAATAACTGAAGAGAATTTATAGAGAAATCTTGTTTCCTTTCTCCTAAACTATAAGAAGTAAAAGTTTGTATTTCCAAGCTATAccagcactttaaaaaaaaaaaaaactttaaatttggtttttggtgttttgtttttttcttggggCCAGGAGGTTGGTTGGTTAATTTTTTCCagacagtttctttgtgtagccctggctgtcctggaactgtgtagaccaggctagcctagagcttggagatccacctgcctctgcctcccaagtgctgggattaagtgctTACTAAAGAACGCTCTATTCTTGTACTTGGGTTTTCCAAATTTAATGTTTAACTAAAGGTGTTGCTACCACAGTAGAAATGAATTAACAGTTCAATTGAATTAGGCAGTAAAGTATctagaagataaaataatttggGCAGGGAACATAACTAAAGTCACATGCATGGTAGGTAGTATTAAATTTTAAACAATGTAAGGgcttttaaatgttatttctctATGGGTGACATTAGTCACTGCATTTTAAAAGTCCAGCTgtaggcgggcggtggtggctcacgcctgtaatcccagcactctgggaggcagaggcaggtgtatttctgagttcgaggccagcctggtctacagagtgagttccaggacagtcagggctatacagagaaaccctgtctcaggggaaaaacaaaaatccaaaacaccaaaaaaaaaaaaaaaaaaaaggcaaaaagtcCAGCTGTATATTTGATTTTGAGTGTCACTGCttcaatatagaaaaatttataaGCTATCTAAAAATATTCAAATGGTGAGATTTGAATTAATTAAAAGAATGTGGGCTATTTGGTGTAAAGAGAAATGGTAATAGAGATGCAAGTCATATGAGCCTttaactttttcttctattaaagaaagcacaggggctggagagatggctcagcagttaagagcattgactactctttcagagaacccagaTTAGATTCTCAACACCAACAGGGCAGCCCCCAAaaacctgaaactccagttccaggggatcagaagCCCTCTTCTGAAATCCGCAGGCACCACGCACGCACATGATGCACAGATATAAATGTAggtaaatatacacaaaataataaaaataagtctcaaaagaacactcttttaaaaagaactaCAAGCTTTGGGTTAGAGCTTTAAGGGGCAGAAATACTGTGTTGGATCCAGCTTTTAGTAGCTGTCTTGAGTACACTTCCTTACCCACCAGGTGGCACTATTTCCACGTCTTTGCACACTTCTGAGTGCAGCAGAGGGTAGTGCAGCCAGCAACTGTTGGGATAAAGTTCTAACAGCCAGCTAGCAATGCACTGCCTGCCTGACACACCCACGTTCATCCTGCgtggagacagaaaccaggaaGCGTCCGGCAAGCAGGTATAAATGGCTACCGTCAGTTGTGGAATCCGTTTCTTACGTCTTTAGATTCTGTAGTAAAAAGGTTTTTAATTCTCGTATTAATTCTCCCATAATTCCTGCAAATGCCTTCTTTAGCAAGAATTAGTTTGCTCGAGAACAGAATGAAGACGGAAGGGCAAGCCCAGAAAACTCACCTTGGGGGAACCTTGGCTTCGCTGCTGCTTCATGCCGCTGGCGAGCACCCGCATGATATTCTCCTTTGGAAATAGAGTCgcacaagaaggaagaaaactctTTAGGAAAATCATAACGGAGagtgtgacatttttttttaatccttgctGAACCACATTCACTCTTTCTTTCTAAAGCAACCAGGCACCTCCAGAATCTAAATTTCACACCGTTCAAATTTTAAACTAGGCTGTCGAATTTTGTGGCATCGTTTGGTCCTAACCGGGTATTAACAAACTGTACCTTCCTCAAGAAGCCCTTTGGGAGGGTTGGGTCAAGAAAGAAAGGATGGTACTCACCCACAGCATCTCTTCTTCGGTCCGGATCCTCCTCCGGGCGGTGCGCTGCCGTTTTCACTCCTTCTCCAAGTGAGTGCGCTGTTCCAGGGTGTCTCGCCTCTCCCCTCGGGAGCTAAGCACGACTTCCCAAAGGCGAGAGTCTCTTCCCACCTAAACCCATCAAATTCCCCCTCCTATCCCTGAGCCCCTCGCTCCTCCCACAGCTCCTGGAGCGCATTCCCCAGGGTACCCTTTAAAAAGCCCGCGGGGCGGCAATCCGAGCGGGAACCTCCTTCCGTCCGCCCCGCCGCGGGCCAGCGCCTCGGTGACGTCAGGTCTGGGAGGGCTTCcccggcgggcgggcgggcggggtgTCGGGGTGCCCTCCCGGGTCCCGCCCTCCAAGCCGCGGTCCTGCACTGGGGGCGCGCGCCGCAGCGCCAAGCTTTGCCGCGAGCAGTGGCGGGTGTGCGCCTCCTGCCTGCTCAGCGGCGCTCACCACCGCGGGACGTGCAGAGGCGGCGGGCAGAGAAGCGGGTTTTTGGAGTTCACCGTTGCTTCCGTTTTCAAAAGCAAAAACGTTTCGTCCTAACGGACTCTAATCTCTTTTTGTTCGTTCCCCCTCTCCTGTTCTTCAACCCAACCCCGACTATCAACTTTGGAAGTGTAGCAGTAATTCTCGCCCTTCTGTTTACTGCTTAGTGATAACGGCTTGTGAAAATAACGTAAACGTGTTTCCCAAAGAGCACATTAGTTCCTCTAtcttcaaactttaaaaaaaaaaaaaaaaaaaaaaagagggataCGTAGGCTGCCAAGAAGGAGAAGCATTGGCATTTCCATTTAATAAATCATCTGCACTGTCCACTTTGGGAACTGGCCAAGTTCTCTGGCTGGATCTTGGAGGCTGCTTCCTAACCAGGGGGTTTGTGAGAGGGCAAAGAGTCAAGGACCGTAGTGAGTGAAAAGCCAGTAAGACAGCTGACCAGGCCCGGGACTGAATGGATGGTGAAATTGCTTGAGGGCCTGGAGGGACCTGGAGGCGGCTGACCGGACGGGAGCCAGAAGGGCTGCGCAGCCTTGCCCGCCCCAGAGGGCAAGAGGGTAGACTGTCTGGGAAACAGGTCTGGCAGCCCGCTTCTCTGCGCCCACGTCCTCGTCCCAAAGTGACATCAGATTGCATTTTAACTCTAATAAGTTCGCTTGTGCATTTTGGGGGGTAGGAGATTCAAACCGgtcaataatttaaacaaaaaccCACTTAAACCCATTCTAATACGTCTGAAAATTCACTCTAATGCTTTTGAAACAAGAAATACCGGCTTCACATCGACCCAGCCCCCAGTGTTCAGTGACAAAGGGTTGAAAATGTGTGCTGGTAACCCCACCTTCAAATGAGATTTACCAAAATGCTTGTGTTAGAATGTCTTTCTTACCCACAAGAATGCTACTGGTCTGGCAGTGTGTTCAAATGCTTACTCATTCCAAGTCCCAGTAAATGCTTTCTGCAAACATTAAGACTCAAAGTGAACCATCTTTGCATGAGTCAGGTATATTGTTAAATGACCTATTCTGAAAATGTCAACCAAAACAAGCAATCTAGTGAAAATGTGAGATTATTTTTATCTGttctattgtatatatgtgtatatatattgtgtgtatgcatatatacatatatatgtacatatattacatTTACCCATTTTGTAGAAACAAGGAAGTAATTTTAAAGACAAGGGGTCCATAGGTCCA
Above is a genomic segment from Apodemus sylvaticus chromosome 16, mApoSyl1.1, whole genome shotgun sequence containing:
- the Gpx8 gene encoding probable glutathione peroxidase 8 isoform X1; amino-acid sequence: MEPLAAYPLKCSGPKAKMFAVLLSMVLCTVMLFLLQLKFLKPRVNSFYSFEVKDAKGRAVSLEKFKGKASLVVNVASDCRYTDKSYVTLRELHKEFGPYHFNVLAFPCNQFGESEPKSSKEVESFARTNYGVTFPIFHKIKILGPEAEPAFRFLVDSSKKEPRWNFWKYLVNPEGQVVKFWRPEEPIEAIRPHISQMIGQIILKKKEDL